The nucleotide sequence CAGGGTTTCAGCACTGCATGTTACACCTCTgccttattttattaaatatggtcagtttttatttctataagtaatattattgtgaatattttaatgtacaaAATAATTGGACTGTTCAAATTTTAATGCCTCAAATGCTGATATATTGATGAGAAttaaacaattaattttatccatgtgtttttattttttacattccCTTTTGAAGAAATAGGTTTAAGATTTCAGTTAGTATgtagtacttacataatatatttttaaaaatagtcagatgaaaagagaaaaaaatataaagctagatacaaatatgtataatactactacctagtacctactataataatattatgcttaacATACATAATACAATTGTACTTTgctatatttatctaaaatatTACTTCAAGTGGAAGACAAGtacctatactaatactaaaataaatatgatactTATTTCATATTATCATTGTTTTGTTTGTAACTTTTCAAGGATTTTAATTACCTATAGATATTATGCCAACTGATAAAAAATATGCCAAAATAACTCAAAACATGATAATCAATTGCACTACCAGCCCAGTACAAAAAGGTTTTTTGAGCTCCACTATACTGTTATTTTCTAACTGTACCTATGTAATAAAAGAATGGCTATAGAATATTTTACTCTTTACTTATCTACTTTCTTTCATGTTCAAACCAGCTACAATTAAATAATGTTGAATTGCAATCTTTTCTAATGGAGGTGACAAAAGGTTCACAAAATATCAGTCAGGATTCAGAAAATGGCCCTTAAATATCTCCTTTCTattcaaattttatattttatgtgctTCTGAGTATTCTTAAGTACCTATCCCCATCTACCATTTTGTAAAGGCCTCTGTATTCCTCTAAAACCTCTAGCAAGTATAAATTTTTCAGATGAGTCAGATCTACTCGCCTTGGGTTTCATAATCttaatgtttttgtaaaatttctcTAAATCCATTTCTAAAATAGGCACCTCTTTGCCGTCCCATACTTTAAACAGTAAGTTACCATCTATTCTTGTGACTAGAGCCGCAAATCTAATAGCCATGTAACAGAGACCAATAATCCTGTCCTTGTCTAACTCCCTAACACCTGTTGCATTGGGTGCCATGTCTGAGAGCACTAAATCTACCTGTCTACCATTTAGAGCTTTCACTACTTTGTCATGTGCTTCTATGGTTGAAAAATCCATGTTGCTCATTATTGTTGCTCCCTGGAAAAATACATACATTCATTAGAATTCCGAGAATATTGTTTGGGAAATACTGTAGCTACTTCTgttgtagaatagaatagatttttattcaaatagacttttacaagtgcttttgaattgtcaaaataatttaccactggttcggaatgctgtacCTActaagaaccagcaaaaaaactcggcggttgctcttttcaactgttcaatttacaataatatgtacaCAATCTACATATAAACTAGTAAGCAGTAAAATCTACTTATTACCCACAAACAATATGACTATATGTGTATTACTTTTCAAAATTGTCCCTGCCATAAAAGATAGCACCAAGCATGGAATCGGTATACTACTCCCTAAGAAGAGGCACTAGGTTTAGGCTGTCAATATTCTTTAGTGACAGAGTACAAGAGAATTTGCAAAGAATTTTTATATAGTCAGAGATTgtaattacttaattactttaGCAATCTTGCAGCAACACACattaatttgaaatattttacggCTGAGCAGAAAACTCTTACTCAGTTTATGGTAAGTACCACTTTTGCTGTTCAAAATTCTATAATACTTAACTCAGCTTGTAAAGGCAGACTCATTCTGATTTATTAATAATGAATATTTATAGACTATACAATAACATCatcaataacttaaaaatagctagccaaaaagttaaaactgttaagaaaaaagaaagaaaactttctcatgaaaccaaaattttgatagaGGAGAGACAACAGTTGACTCGAAATACACCTGAGTACGCTTCAAAAGACAAAATAGTCAAAAGGTGTATACGAAAAGACATAAGAAACTCTAATACGAAAATAGTACAAACAGCTCTTGAAAAAAACACTTCCCTTAGGGCCGCCATTCAAGGTATACAGAATAACAAAACTTCCATCAACGCGTTAAAAGATCATAAAGGTTTAAAACAGACAAATAGGTCAAAGATTCTGCATATCAGTACCGAATTTTATAAATCTCTTTATTCCGACTCCAACCATAAATTAATCCCTGTAGATACTATAATAAATCACGATACAAGCTCGATGGACATTGAACCTATTTCAAACTGTGAAGTCCATCGTGCACTCTGTAGTATGAAATATGGTAGGGCCCCCGGAGAAGATGGAATTACTACAGAAGCACTAAGATTAGGTGAGACTGTATTACTTCCACATATAACAAAATTGTTTAATACTATTTTACATTCTGGTAATTTACCTGAACAATTTTGTCACTCAAATATCATTTTACTGCACAAAAAAGGCGACAAAACAGATGTAGGTAATTATCGTCCTATCAGCCTGATATCACATTTATataagacatttaaaaaaataatagaatatcGAATATCGGGACAGTTAGATAAAAACCAACCTGCTGAACAGGCTGGCTTCCGACGCGGCTTGTCTACCACTGATCATCTCCAtacaataaatcaattaattgaaaaacatttagagttCAACCTTCCACTTTATTTAGCATTCATAGATTACTCAAAGGCATTCGACAGTTTAAAACACTCCAAAATTTTTGAAGCTTTAAATAGCCAAGATATCCCATCccaatacattaaaatattacagcAAATATATCACAAAAGCACAGCATCCATCAAAATACATTCAACGGGGCCGACTTTCCACATTCAAAAAGGTGTGAAGCAAGGAGATCCACTCTCTCCCAAACTTTTTACTGCAGTTTTAGAGGAGGTGTTCAGGAAATTGGCAGTAAAATGGATGGGAAAGGGTATCGTCATCGGGGAAAATAGGCTTTCTAACCTTCGGTTTGCAGACGATATAGTCCTTTTTGCTTCGTCAGCGTCCGAGTTGGGGGCTATGATTGCTGAGCTCAACGAGGTAAGCGTCGGGGTCGGACTTGAGATGAATATGTCAAAGACCAAGCTCATGACAAACAGCACAAAGCGTAGGCTAGAAGTAGAGGGTGCGGAGATTGAATATGTCCATGAATACATATACTTAGGCCAAATAGTCTCTTTTCAGGCGAGACAGGATAAAGAAGTTTCGAGACGCACCGAAAACGCCTGGAAGGGTTATTGGGCCATAAAAGATTTAATGAAGGGAAACCTTTCATTAAATCTAAAACGTAGACTCATGGATATGTGCATTCTTCCCATCCTCACATATGGTGCTCAAACTTGGTCCTTGACGGATCATCAAAAGTCCGCACTGAGAGTTTGCCAGCGGGCAATGGAGCGCAGCATTCTTGGAGTAAAGCTGACAGACCATGTTAAAAACAGCATACTGCGCTCCAAGACGCAGATAACGGATGTGGGAGACAAAGCTGCCAGACTAAAATGGAACTGGGCAGGACATGTTATGCGCATGTCCGATGAACTGTGGGCAAAGACCACAACACAGTGGAtgccacaaaattttaaaagacgtCGAGGCAGGCCGAGGCGTCGCTGGCGAGACGAACTCGATGCCTACATGTCGGCCTGGCCTCAAATTTCTATAGACAGAGACAGGTGGAAGAAAGaaggggaggcctttgcccaacattgggacagttcgggctaataataataataatagactaTAGTGTGCTTGCATCAACACTAGAGCTTCACAAGGGGAACTGCTATTTGAACATATTTTGTGTCCTTATTTCAAAGGTACTATTTAACTAAGAAACTTTTTTTACCTCAATAGGGAAAATTTGAAGTTTATCAATAGATAAAACTGTTCCAATGGGTTGTTTAGCATCTGCACCATCTGAGTTTGTCTTCTGCACAGCCACCTGAGTCCAGGACCCGGGAGAAGCTCCCAAATCAATAACAGTTTGACCAGGATGGAGTATGTTGGCTTTGTCATCCATTTCCAAGAGTTTAAAAGCACTTCGacatcttaaaaataaaaaaatgttgtaggtatttattgaacactaatattttaattgaaattaagaaatatttaacgtttttgtttgtttggttttaatTTGGGTTTTAAGAACAATCTAAcgttcataataaaaatacctagatGTAGATCATTAAgttatttattaggtacctgtAGTTATATATCTTAGCCTTCTCCACATATGGGTCTGCTTTCTGACGACTCAACCATTGTTGAGAACTCTTAAACCTCTTTAGGCAATTAACAAGAAAACACATTCTAGCAAAATTCAAACCCTTAAACACGGCTGTCCGCGAAGGGAACATGATACAAGATAATTTTAAAACCTTTGTTCACACGAGTTATCCtagaataaatattatgtttactaATTACGATGCAGCACtgagtatttaaataataaactttatgtcaatataattaaatttatatttgaatgaaaaacgaatcatgtacaaaatattatttaggcaAGACGGGCAAGAAAGATCGAAAGATGTCAACATGATGTCAAAGTCATATGGTGAAATGTCAGTTATATGtcaacgtatttttttaaacttttttacggctctggatttGTTATTTCTAGGCTTTTTGGGAGGCGTTGAATAGAAACACAGTTATACCGTTACAAGCTATATTCCCACTGACACACACATCGCGCGGGTGCAACCGCGTCAACaagttttctatctacctagtacctacatataacaTCCCATCCTCGTCACCACTGTTATTTCTAGGCTTTTTGGGAGGCGTTGAATAGAAACACAGTTATACCGTTACAAGCTATATTCCCACTGACACACACATCGCGCGGGTGCAACCGCGTCAACaagttttctatctacctacatataacAGGATTCTTGTAAAcgtcttttttctttttaaccgacatcAAAacaggaggttctcaattcgtcggaatcttttttttttaatttattttacggccctggacaTGAGTCTTTTAAGGCctttctaaaaatttaaaaacgtagaGATCTCCTTACTCCTAAGACCAGCAGTCCAGCAGCTAGCAGATCATCAATTTTAATCTGGTCACACTGTAAGTGAcgtcaaaagtttaaaaatggCGGCAAATCTGACAACCATAATTTTTAGGTTGGTTACTTGTttatgtgtttgtttatttttgttagaTTTACGAAAAGATTTTCCCTTTTATCATCAAAAgaatgctttaaaaaaaaaggagaaaTAAGTACAGATAATATGatgtgaataataaaatatgaggtTTCTTTACGTGAACCGGTTTCAGAAGAACCAAATATACACACACGTAATAAATAGTACTTTCCCCGTATTATCTCGTTTTAGAAgtgaaataatgaaatatttaaacgTTGCGGAGAAAAATGATGCAGCTAAAAATATTGCATTGCATTTATCCAGGGGAACTTCGAACAGGGTAATGTGTTTGTAACTAAGTTTTTGTTACCAATCTTATCaactttatttatatgaaatattGACTATAACTCGTAAAAGTAAACTTGATGATGAAATTGGTAACAAGCCCGTATAGTACAAGTTGGATTGAGCAAGTTACAAACTACCTTGTTCTTAATTGAAATGTATAGTATGTAATCACAGTAATGCCTAATACTGCAAAACTGAAAACTGAGCAATGCTATTAAAACATATATTAAAGGCTAGTTGATTAGATGCTGTATTTTAAAGGAGAAACCTTTAAAACACTATCTCTAAAGGAACACATCATTGCCCAAGTGGTGGAGggatatgtatattttaatttataaaaataaaaatttaaaaacaactgattgattgaaaagataacagacagacacactttcgcatttattaatattgctaTGGATTTATATGTGATTATgaacttatttaattacttgaaTGTGTCAAGAAAGTAGTTATAAAACCAAATATTTGTACCACATTACGTATAGCAAATAAATCCTATTTATAACATAATAAGCCTTTAACTTTTAGCGCGAGGGTTTATcccaatacaataaaatatatgagTTTGAAGCAGAGGTTTTGGGACAGAAGAGTAAAATGGTGATGACTTCAGTGTCGGGACACTTACTGGCTTTGGATTTTGTCAGTGCCTTCAAAAACTGGAGATCTTGCAATCCATTGTCACTCTTTGATGCGCCAGTTTACAAATACTGTCCAGAgaattatgataaaataaagGTAAGGTGATCGCAAAACTATTAGGCCAATCTGAAGTTGTAACATTACGATTTGCTCAGATCATAGACTGAGGATTTTTGTGAGTATCATCTCATTTTGAAGACTTGCATAGCAACATGAACCTTTAAAACTAGATTGTCAACTGTAAAATGTCTACTAGGTATTACTATTAGTTGCATatagattattaaaaaatacatatcatACATTTCACCAGCAGTGAAATAACCATGGCCTAAAGTCTAAACAGACTAAAGGCACTATAGCCAGCCCTGCCTTTTAGCTTCCTTTTCTGCAATTTCGATAgctttgtattaaaaatatattcaagaatttcaatatttaaagaatGAAAGGAACACAACTTATGAGATTCTGTTTGTTGATGCTGAACCTACCACTTGTAAAAAATGTACTAAAATCTTTGTAGTAAGtaatgtttgatgaaaaaattttatcaaaaaatgttttatgaaGAACATTACTTACTACAATGATTTTAGTAATAGTAgacaatattttttactttatcaAGATTTTTTGTAGATTGAACTATGACTAAAAGTCTCTGATCATTAAAGAACTTACTTTATTGATAAAACCTAATGGatatcataattattaaataattaattttatttctagaaAACGTTAGAGCGCGAAGTTCGCAGTTGCCAAGGCCTAATAATATGGACAGATTGTGACAGAGAGGGGGAAAACATAGGCTTTGAGATCATAGAAGTGTGCACTGCAGTTAAGAGTGACCTTAGAATATACAGAGCAAAGTTTTCGGAGATAACATCAGTGTCTGTCATAAGAGCATTACACAATTTGGAGCAGCCTAACAAGAACATAAGTGATGCAGTTGATGTTAGACAGGAACTAGATTTAAGGATAGGTAATGtcttcaaattaaattattataaactaactaattatttaattttccgaaaATTTTCTTTCTAACACACCttatacaacaaaaaaaaaattgcatcgcCCAACTGATTatcgatttttgaaaatcctgtagaaattattcattttataagaaaaatatcTCCCTCTCTGGAATGaaagctatttttgtaccaaatttcgtcaaaaccgATTAAATAGAAAACAGATGGGTCATGAAAatcttgcagacagacagacacagctttgcatttataatactactagaggatgcctgcggcttcactcgcgtggatttcggttttttaaatcctgtaggaactctttgattttccgggataaaaagtagcctgtgtccttctccgggatgtatcccatgtctgtaccaaatttcattaaaatcggttcagcggttgggctgcaaaaacgtagcagacagacacacttacaaatttataatattagtatggattatggttAAAAAATAGTTGCTAAACATTTCAGGTGCCTCCTTCACGCGCTTTCAAACTCTGCGACTGCAGAAAGTGTTCCCCAGCAAGCTGGCAGAGAGCTTGGTGAGCTACGGCTCGTGTCAGTTCCCCACACTGGGGTTTGTGGTGGAGCGATACAGGGCTGTCGAAAACTTTGTTGTTGAACCATTTTGGAAGATcaaaggtatttttattttatataaactgTTTATTTGAAATGACCaactgaatttttgaatttttgctCATGTACTACATGatgtaagaaaataataatacttaaaccACTCTTAGGGTTCTGTGCCAACAGAATAATATTACTAATCGAGTTCCTTCTTATATAGCTGTAGCCAGGCTACTGTACTAGTAAACTTTATTAAacctttaagggtgtctggcagggggttggcatggcactaagtgtctggcaatgcatgatgtgatttctaacactattctgaagaaaatataaaataactagacTTTATACTATGatatttgaagatttttttatatctttgtTATCTGTTATCTCTCAAAGTCacaatgatccaaactttatagtcgttgatcattcctccctgtgttggggacaatacaaTATGCAGATGcggattttataaaatagcgaaggtCTTGCCGTCGCTGGTTCTCTCTCTATAAGTACGATTTCAAGTATATTGTATCTATTTGCAGTAAACCACACAATAAACAACCTGAGCGTTGATTTCACTTGGAATAGAGTCCGACTGTTTGATCAGCTTGCTTGCCAAGTATTACACGACATCTGCTTAGAAAACCCACAGGCAAAAGTCACAGATGTGAAAACTAAACCCAAGTCCAAATGGAGACCTTTACCTTTGGATACTGTGGTAAGTTTCATAGCTTTACGCGTCAAGAAAGTTGGAAAAGGGGTCGATTTCTGTTCTTACGTCCTTTTTTTGGGTTTAAAATTATGTAGTCCATTAGATTAGGTAGTATAAATTAcctaatcattatttattttaaaggaaTTATTATACCATTCGAATAGAAATAGATAACAGTATAAGGACTCATAAAACTACATGCTTATTATAAGTGGAGTTAATTTTAAGAGCTTTCTATCTTTTTGGTGGGGGTCATGAAATAATAACATTTCAACTTTTAGTTCAAATACTTCAATTAGACATTACCGGAACTTGAAAAATTAGAAGTCAAACCCCATATGATTTATTTAATCCTgt is from Maniola jurtina chromosome 14, ilManJurt1.1, whole genome shotgun sequence and encodes:
- the LOC123871991 gene encoding rRNA methyltransferase 2, mitochondrial; its protein translation is MFPSRTAVFKGLNFARMCFLVNCLKRFKSSQQWLSRQKADPYVEKAKIYNYRCRSAFKLLEMDDKANILHPGQTVIDLGASPGSWTQVAVQKTNSDGADAKQPIGTVLSIDKLQIFPIEGATIMSNMDFSTIEAHDKVVKALNGRQVDLVLSDMAPNATGVRELDKDRIIGLCYMAIRFAALVTRIDGNLLFKVWDGKEVPILEMDLEKFYKNIKIMKPKASRSDSSEKFILARGFRGIQRPLQNGRWG